One region of Mycolicibacterium rhodesiae NBB3 genomic DNA includes:
- a CDS encoding acyl-CoA dehydrogenase family protein → MTDPANPERLLFASTTQSFLEKGASLPRLRELHDAGTSFESDWWQRAAELGWTSLLVPEELGGGNVSGDGVADLALVAELCGRSVAPGPLHPVSVVLASLAEAPENHEQTIESLISGEVVASWAVYEPGKQWSPLDVSVTATPTDTGFRIDGVKDRVEAGADSALLLVVARCDGAVRQFLVPTDATGVTVEPQRSLDMVKTYARVRFDGVEVDANAVVGSAELTPALIARQTQIAVILQCAEIVGILETVLDFTIQWGFDRHSFGRPIGSYQALKHKYADLKIWFESCRATTNAAVAEVAARSPGAEIAVSVAKSYVGEHAPGMLQDCIQLHGGIGVTWEHDLHIFLRRVTLYRSLFGTPEDHNLRVYALTKDLVGPRESWGHAS, encoded by the coding sequence GTGACCGACCCAGCCAACCCGGAACGACTGCTGTTCGCCTCGACCACCCAGTCGTTTCTCGAGAAGGGCGCGTCGCTACCCCGGCTACGTGAACTTCACGATGCCGGAACATCCTTCGAGAGCGACTGGTGGCAACGCGCCGCCGAACTCGGCTGGACCAGCCTGCTCGTTCCCGAGGAACTCGGCGGCGGCAACGTGTCCGGTGATGGAGTGGCCGACCTCGCTCTGGTCGCGGAGTTGTGCGGCCGGTCCGTCGCACCCGGTCCGCTGCACCCGGTCAGTGTGGTGCTGGCGAGTTTGGCAGAAGCCCCCGAGAACCATGAACAGACAATCGAATCCCTGATCTCGGGTGAGGTGGTGGCCTCGTGGGCGGTCTACGAACCGGGTAAGCAGTGGTCGCCGCTCGATGTTTCGGTCACTGCGACGCCGACCGACACCGGTTTCCGCATCGACGGTGTGAAGGATCGCGTCGAGGCCGGCGCCGACAGCGCGCTGCTCCTGGTGGTGGCGAGATGCGACGGTGCCGTGCGGCAGTTCCTGGTGCCGACGGACGCAACTGGTGTGACCGTCGAGCCACAGCGCTCGCTCGACATGGTGAAAACCTATGCCCGCGTGCGATTCGACGGCGTCGAGGTGGATGCCAACGCGGTCGTCGGCTCCGCCGAACTGACCCCAGCGCTCATCGCGAGGCAGACCCAGATCGCCGTCATTCTCCAGTGCGCCGAGATCGTGGGCATTTTGGAGACGGTGCTCGACTTCACCATCCAATGGGGGTTCGACCGGCATTCGTTCGGCAGGCCCATCGGCTCGTACCAGGCACTGAAACACAAGTACGCGGATCTCAAGATCTGGTTCGAGTCGTGCCGCGCGACGACGAACGCCGCAGTCGCCGAGGTGGCTGCGCGCTCCCCCGGCGCCGAGATCGCGGTCAGCGTCGCGAAATCCTATGTGGGTGAACACGCTCCGGGCATGCTTCAGGACTGCATCCAGTTGCACGGCGGCATCGGCGTCACGTGGGAGCACGATCTACACATCTTCCTGCGGCGGGTGACGTTGTATCGATCGCTGTTCGGCACCCCGGAGGATCACAACCTTCGCGTGTACGCGCTCACCAAGGATCTGGTGGGGCCACGCGAAAGCTGGGGACACGCATCATGA
- a CDS encoding acyl-CoA dehydrogenase family protein, translating to MTETASAPTATSESVEEFATRARKWLAENMPSIDPANPPEHDRGEDEPWQRARELQKKLYEGGFAGICFPREYGGLGLPIAYQKAFNNESRNYELPIILNTPTFTICAATILDTGSEEQKQQHISGALRGDEVLVQLLSEPSGGSDLAGVITRADRKGDKWVINGAKTWSTSAFAADYGLMLARTDWDVPKHEGLTMFLVPINSEGITLRRIKQVNGSVEFCEEFFDNLELGDDAVVGEVNGGWHVASRQLYHERRAVGGGSEFASGIGAEGKSDVPIDYVALLEATGQADSERAQEAAGRALVHRAVREQLIDHVYHGVLDGALPPAAGSIIRVTHADVHHLEFDTVLSLTGSSGVVDAGDDMIRYGERYLSRQAAALGGGTTEIARNIIGERVLGFPREHAADRGVPFNQVKRNKS from the coding sequence ATGACCGAAACGGCATCGGCCCCGACAGCGACTTCCGAGTCGGTCGAAGAGTTCGCAACGCGAGCCCGAAAGTGGCTGGCGGAGAACATGCCGTCGATCGACCCGGCCAACCCACCCGAGCATGACCGCGGCGAAGACGAACCGTGGCAGCGTGCCCGCGAGTTGCAAAAGAAGCTCTACGAGGGTGGGTTCGCCGGAATCTGCTTTCCCCGGGAGTACGGCGGCCTCGGTCTGCCGATCGCCTACCAGAAGGCGTTCAACAACGAGTCGCGCAACTACGAGCTCCCGATCATCCTGAACACCCCGACCTTCACCATCTGTGCCGCTACCATCCTCGACACCGGGTCCGAAGAGCAGAAGCAGCAACACATCTCGGGCGCCTTGCGCGGTGACGAAGTGCTCGTCCAGCTACTGTCGGAACCGAGCGGCGGGTCTGACCTCGCCGGAGTGATCACCCGCGCCGATCGCAAGGGCGACAAATGGGTGATCAACGGCGCGAAGACGTGGAGCACCAGTGCGTTCGCCGCTGACTACGGCCTGATGCTCGCCCGCACCGACTGGGACGTGCCCAAGCACGAAGGCCTGACGATGTTCCTGGTGCCGATCAACAGCGAAGGCATCACCCTGCGGCGCATCAAGCAGGTCAACGGGTCGGTGGAGTTCTGCGAGGAATTCTTCGACAACCTCGAGCTCGGTGACGACGCCGTCGTCGGCGAGGTCAACGGCGGCTGGCACGTAGCCTCCCGGCAGCTGTACCACGAGCGCCGGGCCGTCGGCGGCGGGTCGGAGTTCGCGAGTGGCATTGGCGCCGAAGGCAAGTCCGACGTGCCGATCGATTACGTCGCGCTGTTGGAGGCGACCGGCCAGGCCGACAGTGAGCGGGCGCAAGAGGCTGCCGGCCGTGCGCTTGTGCACCGTGCGGTGCGCGAGCAGCTCATCGACCACGTGTATCACGGCGTTCTGGACGGCGCGCTGCCACCGGCTGCCGGCTCGATCATCCGCGTCACGCACGCCGACGTGCATCATCTGGAGTTCGACACGGTGTTGTCGCTCACCGGGAGTTCGGGTGTTGTGGACGCCGGTGACGACATGATCCGCTATGGCGAGCGCTACCTGTCGCGACAGGCGGCCGCGCTCGGTGGCGGGACCACCGAGATCGCGCGCAACATCATCGGTGAGCGCGTGCTGGGCTTCCCCCGCGAGCACGCCGCCGACCGCGGCGTGCCGTTCAATCAGGTCAAGCGCAACAAGAGCTAG
- a CDS encoding IS110 family transposase has translation MVGQRTSVGLDVHARSVVACGLDRETGEVVERRLTPEHREILDWIGDLPGPVAVTYEAGPTGFCLARALDAAGVECQVAAPSKLIRPAGDRVKTDARDAAHLARLLHLGQITAVAIPSADQEAARDLVRAREDCRGDLMAARHRLSKLLLRQGIVYYGGATWTSRHELWLRQQRFDNRALQLTYDATFDAMTSCVDRRERLEAAIEEMAADSEFTPVVRRLGRLRGIATLTAFGLATEIGDWHRLTGRTIGAYLGLVPSEFSSGGSRVQGEVTKTGNKHVRRLLVEAAWHHRSPYRPGAVLRRRWDLACPAARARGQAANRRLHQRWANFDQRKKRSVVANIAVARELAGWCWSLAVLDGE, from the coding sequence GTGGTAGGTCAGCGTACGAGTGTCGGTTTGGATGTGCACGCACGTTCGGTTGTCGCGTGCGGATTGGACCGGGAAACCGGTGAAGTCGTTGAACGGCGGCTGACACCGGAGCACCGCGAAATCCTGGACTGGATTGGCGACTTGCCGGGTCCGGTGGCGGTGACCTATGAGGCCGGTCCCACCGGATTCTGTCTGGCGCGAGCTCTGGACGCGGCCGGGGTCGAGTGCCAGGTCGCCGCGCCCTCGAAACTGATCCGTCCCGCTGGCGATCGGGTCAAGACCGATGCGCGCGATGCGGCGCATCTGGCTCGGTTGTTACATCTGGGTCAGATCACCGCGGTCGCGATTCCCTCCGCCGATCAGGAAGCGGCTCGTGATCTGGTGCGGGCCCGCGAGGACTGCCGCGGCGATTTGATGGCCGCGCGGCACCGGCTATCGAAACTGCTTCTGCGGCAGGGCATCGTGTACTACGGCGGCGCGACCTGGACCAGTCGTCACGAACTGTGGCTGCGCCAGCAGCGCTTCGACAACCGGGCACTGCAGCTGACCTATGACGCGACCTTCGACGCCATGACCTCGTGCGTGGACCGCAGGGAACGGCTGGAGGCAGCGATCGAGGAGATGGCCGCCGACAGTGAGTTCACCCCGGTGGTCCGACGGCTGGGGCGTCTGCGCGGGATCGCCACGCTGACGGCGTTCGGGCTGGCCACCGAGATCGGCGACTGGCACCGGTTGACCGGTCGCACGATCGGCGCCTACCTGGGGCTGGTCCCATCCGAATTCTCCTCCGGTGGCAGTCGGGTGCAGGGCGAGGTAACCAAGACCGGCAACAAGCACGTACGACGCCTGTTGGTCGAAGCGGCGTGGCACCATCGCAGCCCGTATCGGCCGGGTGCGGTGTTGCGGCGTCGGTGGGATCTGGCCTGCCCGGCGGCGCGGGCTCGGGGTCAGGCCGCCAACCGACGCCTGCATCAGCGTTGGGCGAACTTCGATCAACGCAAGAAGCGATCCGTGGTCGCCAACATCGCGGTGGCCAGAGAGCTGGCCGGCTGGTGCTGGTCGTTGGCGGTGCTTGACGGGGAGTAG
- a CDS encoding Rv2578c family radical SAM protein: MRWDGQGVSVDDGALPGLQRIGFVRSVRSPQFEGMTFHEIICKSALNKVPNARPNVAGRPAAAMLPFNYTVNGYRGCSHACRYCFARPTHEYLDMDPGADFDTQVVVKTNVAEVLRRELSRRSWQRETVALGTNTDPYQRAEGRYALMPGIIAALRDSGTPFSILTKGTLLRRDLPLITEAARHVDVSVAVSLAVGDPELHKDVEPGTPAPQARLGLISAVREAGLDCHVMVAPVLPHLTDSAAHLDALLRQIAEAGATGVTVFGLHLRGSTRGWFMAWLARSHPELVSVYRELYGRGAYLPSDYKKLLHDRATPLIAKHGLAPDRRSFRSVAAPAVVNTEVLQPTLF, from the coding sequence ATGCGGTGGGACGGCCAAGGCGTGAGCGTCGACGATGGCGCCCTGCCCGGCCTGCAGCGGATCGGATTCGTGCGCAGCGTGCGGTCGCCGCAGTTCGAGGGCATGACGTTCCACGAGATTATTTGCAAGTCGGCGCTGAACAAGGTGCCCAATGCTCGGCCCAATGTCGCCGGCCGCCCGGCTGCGGCGATGCTCCCTTTCAATTACACGGTCAACGGCTACCGCGGGTGTTCGCACGCCTGCCGATACTGCTTCGCCCGTCCGACCCACGAGTATCTGGACATGGACCCAGGCGCCGACTTCGACACCCAGGTCGTGGTGAAGACGAATGTCGCCGAGGTGCTGCGGCGCGAGCTGTCGCGGCGGTCCTGGCAGCGCGAGACCGTGGCACTCGGCACCAACACCGACCCGTATCAACGCGCCGAGGGGCGCTACGCGTTGATGCCGGGAATCATTGCGGCGCTTCGTGATTCCGGTACACCGTTCTCGATTCTGACGAAGGGCACGCTCTTGCGCCGCGATCTGCCGCTGATCACCGAGGCAGCTCGTCACGTCGACGTCAGCGTTGCGGTGTCGCTGGCCGTGGGCGATCCCGAATTGCACAAGGACGTCGAGCCGGGGACCCCGGCACCGCAGGCTCGCCTCGGGCTCATCTCAGCTGTCCGCGAAGCAGGTCTCGACTGTCACGTGATGGTCGCCCCGGTGCTACCGCACCTGACGGATTCCGCGGCGCATCTGGATGCGCTGCTGCGCCAGATCGCCGAGGCGGGAGCGACGGGGGTGACCGTGTTCGGCCTTCACCTGAGGGGTTCGACGCGCGGGTGGTTCATGGCGTGGCTGGCGCGGTCGCATCCCGAACTCGTCTCGGTCTATCGCGAGTTGTACGGGCGCGGCGCGTATCTGCCGTCGGACTACAAGAAGTTGTTGCACGATAGGGCCACGCCGTTGATCGCCAAGCACGGCCTCGCCCCGGACCGCCGATCGTTCCGCTCGGTGGCGGCGCCGGCGGTCGTGAATACTGAAGTGTTGCAGCCGACGCTGTTCTGA
- a CDS encoding glycosyltransferase, with the protein MRVLLSAWGSRGDIEPMLALAVQLRLQDVAVLLCAPPDFAEHAARIDIPMIAAGQSVRDLVHGVKSSGIRPSTPVDAPRVAAALVASQFETVAPAAEGCDALVATGLMPAGQRSIAEALGIYYACVAFMPGVLPSLHQTPLPRPGRPFPPNASNKVLWEVDAERVQALYGAPLNTHRAALGLPPVDNVRDHVHTDRPWLAADPVLAPWPGSPDLDVVQTGAWILPDTRPLPTDLVDFLDAGSPPVYVGFSSVRAPEDVATVAIEAIRAHGRRVVISRGWADLAPIDDRDDCHIVGEANLQELFTRVAAVVHHGGAGTTTTAARAGAPQVVVPQIADQPYWAGRVAALGIGAAHDGANPTVETLSAALETALASEVSRRASEVALTIRGDGAAVAARLLIEAVERATPRA; encoded by the coding sequence ATGCGAGTGTTGTTGTCGGCGTGGGGTTCACGTGGAGACATCGAACCGATGTTGGCACTGGCGGTTCAATTGCGGCTGCAGGACGTCGCGGTGCTGTTGTGTGCGCCGCCCGACTTCGCTGAACACGCCGCCCGAATCGACATCCCGATGATCGCCGCCGGGCAGTCGGTTCGGGACCTGGTGCACGGTGTGAAGTCATCTGGCATCAGGCCGTCGACGCCTGTCGACGCGCCCCGTGTCGCCGCCGCGTTGGTGGCCAGTCAGTTCGAGACCGTGGCACCGGCCGCCGAAGGGTGCGACGCATTGGTGGCGACAGGGCTGATGCCTGCCGGGCAACGTTCGATCGCCGAAGCGCTCGGCATCTACTACGCATGCGTCGCCTTCATGCCGGGTGTGCTGCCATCCTTGCATCAGACGCCGTTGCCGCGGCCGGGCCGGCCGTTCCCGCCGAATGCATCGAACAAGGTGCTGTGGGAGGTGGACGCCGAGCGGGTACAGGCGCTCTACGGTGCGCCGCTCAACACCCACCGGGCGGCGCTGGGATTACCTCCGGTGGACAACGTTCGCGACCACGTCCACACCGACCGACCGTGGCTGGCGGCGGATCCGGTCCTCGCTCCGTGGCCGGGTTCGCCCGACCTCGACGTCGTGCAGACCGGCGCGTGGATTCTGCCCGACACACGGCCGCTGCCAACCGATCTGGTGGACTTTCTCGATGCCGGGTCACCGCCGGTCTACGTGGGCTTCAGCAGTGTGCGCGCACCTGAGGATGTCGCAACCGTGGCAATCGAAGCGATCCGCGCGCACGGGCGGCGTGTGGTCATCTCGCGTGGCTGGGCCGATCTGGCTCCGATCGACGATCGGGACGATTGCCACATCGTCGGCGAGGCCAACCTCCAGGAGTTGTTCACCAGGGTGGCTGCCGTCGTGCACCACGGCGGCGCGGGGACCACGACGACAGCGGCCCGCGCAGGCGCACCCCAGGTGGTGGTGCCGCAGATCGCCGACCAACCGTACTGGGCCGGACGGGTCGCCGCGTTGGGGATCGGCGCGGCACACGACGGTGCGAATCCGACGGTCGAGACCCTGTCCGCCGCACTGGAAACTGCGCTGGCATCAGAGGTGTCGAGGCGCGCGTCCGAGGTGGCGCTCACGATCCGCGGCGACGGAGCGGCGGTGGCGGCAAGACTCCTGATCGAAGCGGTCGAGCGAGCGACGCCACGCGCGTAA